The DNA region TCCGGCAGATCATGCAGCTTGGCGCGGTGGTTGGGGTCGTGTGGCGGCGTAGGCGGAAAACCCGCCATGCCAAGCGGTAGCTAGCTGCGCCGGGGGCGGGGACGCCCCGGCTCGCACGCGGCCTACTTTGTGAGCCGGGGCGTCCCCGCCCCCGGCGCATCTCGAACCGCGCCGCCCCCTCGACTACAATCCTCGGCATGACCTCGGCCACGCAGAACGGCGCCGCGCCAACCGACCACACCCAGCGCCTGCTCCCCGTGCTGCAGGAGTACTGGGGCTACGACAGCTTCCGCCCGCTGCAGGCCGAGGCGATGGGGTGCGTGCTCTCGGGTCGCGACTCGGTGGTGGTGCTGCCGACCGGCGGCGGCAAGAGCCTCTGTTTCCAGGCGCCGGCGCTGGCCATGGAGGGGCTCGCGGTGGTGGTGTCGCCGCTGATCTCGTTGATGAAGGACCAGGTAGACGCGCTCACGGCCGGCGGCGCGTCGGCGGCGTTCGTCAACAGCACGCTCAGCGCCGATGAACGCCGCGACGTGGCCGAGCGGGTCCGTTCGGGCGAGGTCAAGCTGCTGTACGCCGCGCCCGAGCGTTTGCTAGCGGCTCGCACGCTGGAGTTCTTGCAGTCGGTCAATGTTTCGTTGTTTGCGATCGACGAGGCGCACTGCATCAGCAGTTGGGGGCACGACTTCCGCCCGGAGTACCGCGGGCTGCGGACGCTCAAGGAGCGTTTCCCCGGCGTCGGCATCCACGCCTACACGGCGACCGCCAGCGAGCAGGTCCGCCAAGACATCGCCCAGCAGTTGGGGCTGCAGGACCCGGAGTTCCTCGTCGGCTCGTTCGACCGGCCGAACCTGCTGTACCGCGTACGCCACAGCCAAAACCGCTTCGGCGAGGTGTGCGATCTGGTCAACGCCCGCAAGGGGGACTCGGGGATCGTGTACTGCATCAGCCGCAAGGAGGTCGACGCCACCGCCGCGGCGCTGCGAGAGCTGGGGGTCCGCGCGGCGCCCTATCACGCGGGGCTCTCGGACAGCGACCGGCAACGCAACCAAGACCGCTTCTTGAAGGAAGAGATCGACGTGGTGGTGGCCACCGTGGCGTTCGGCATGGGGATCGACAAGTCGAACGTGCGGTACGTGATCCACGCCGGCATGCCCAAGAGCCTCGAGGCCTACCAGCAAGAGAGCGGACGCGCCGGGCGCGACGGCCTCGACTCCGAGTGCACGCTGCTGTACCAGCCGCGCGACGCGATGACCTGGCGGCGGCTGATGGCCTCCAGCGGCGAGAACCACGACGGCGCCCTGGCGGCGCTGGCAGGCATGGAGGCGTACGCCTCTGGCGTGGTCTGCCGGCACCGCGCGCTCGTGGGGTACTTCGGGCAAGACCTGGGCAAGGACAACTGCGGCGCCTGCGACATCTGCCTGGCGGAGGTCGACCTGATCGACGACCCGCTGGTCACCGCCCAGAAGATCGTCTCGTGCGTCGCCCGGCTCGAAGAGCGGTTCGGGGGCGACTACACCGCCAAGGTGCTGGCCGGCTCACGCGAGCAGCGGATCGTCGACCAGGGGCACGACCGGCTCAGCACCCACGGGCTGCTCGAGGCAGACGGGGTGAAGGTGATCCGCGGCTGGATCGATCAGCTCATGGGCCAGGGCTACCTGGAGAAGGCGGGCGAGTTCGGCACGCTGGCGATCACCGCCACCGGCTGGTCGCTGCTCAAAGGAGAAG from Pirellulimonas nuda includes:
- the recQ gene encoding DNA helicase RecQ, with the protein product MTSATQNGAAPTDHTQRLLPVLQEYWGYDSFRPLQAEAMGCVLSGRDSVVVLPTGGGKSLCFQAPALAMEGLAVVVSPLISLMKDQVDALTAGGASAAFVNSTLSADERRDVAERVRSGEVKLLYAAPERLLAARTLEFLQSVNVSLFAIDEAHCISSWGHDFRPEYRGLRTLKERFPGVGIHAYTATASEQVRQDIAQQLGLQDPEFLVGSFDRPNLLYRVRHSQNRFGEVCDLVNARKGDSGIVYCISRKEVDATAAALRELGVRAAPYHAGLSDSDRQRNQDRFLKEEIDVVVATVAFGMGIDKSNVRYVIHAGMPKSLEAYQQESGRAGRDGLDSECTLLYQPRDAMTWRRLMASSGENHDGALAALAGMEAYASGVVCRHRALVGYFGQDLGKDNCGACDICLAEVDLIDDPLVTAQKIVSCVARLEERFGGDYTAKVLAGSREQRIVDQGHDRLSTHGLLEADGVKVIRGWIDQLMGQGYLEKAGEFGTLAITATGWSLLKGEASPRLARPAVKKAARRAASGGAELSPVDQGLFEALRALRMQFARERGAPPYVIFGDAALQDMARQRPGSLEAFAEVKGVGQKKLDDFGDAFVEAIVAYCSEQGLPVEVEGSAPAADAEGSPRRAGEPSASAPGVSASALAAFKHFRERSSMEEVAKQMNRARSTVAGYLGEFLRHEQVTDPSPWVDPETARRVEAAIEEVGLKGLRPIYEQLGEEVDYESIKVVATCIANRQHS